The Caldilineales bacterium DNA segment TGTTGCTGCGGATCATCCTCTGGCTGGCGCGCGGCTCGACACCCAGAGTCAACCGTACCTTCAATCGTCTACAACTGATCACCTCGTCGTCGCTGGCGCTTTCGCACGGCGCCAACGACGCCCAAAAGACCATGGGCGTGATCGTCATGGGCCTGGTGACGCTCGGTTTCCAGACTGCCTTCTTTGTGCCGCTTTGGGTAGTGGTCGTCAATGCCATCGCCATCGGCCTGGGCACGTACTTTGGCGGCTGGCGGATCATCCACACCCTGGGCGGCAAGTTCTATCGCATCCGACCCATCCACAGCCTCACCTCGCAGGCGGCATCGGCAGGGGTGATCCTGGGCGCTTCGTTGGTGGGTGGGCCGGTGAGCACCACGCAGGTGGTCAGTTCGGCGGTGGTGGGAGCAGGGGCCTCCGACCGTCGCAACATGGTGCGGTGGGCCAATCTCGCGGACATCGGCATTGCCTGGCTGATCACCATCCCCGCCACGGCGGTCGTGGCCGCCGGCCTCTACCTCGTTCTACGCCTTCTCCTGGGACCATGAGAGGAGTCACCGCTATGAAACTACCCGGCACTGGGAAACGTGAGAATATCTTCATCCACCTGCTGAAACAACAGGCCCGCTACCTGCAAGAGGGTGTGCAGGGCCTCATGCGCTTTGTGGGCGAGGGCGATGAGGCGGGGGCAGCGACGGTGGAGCGGTGCGAGAAGGAAGGCGACGAGGTGCGTCGCATCCTCATCGACGAGCTGCACAAGACCTTTGTCACGCCCTTCGACCGCGAGGATATCTACCAGCTTTCGCTCTATCTGGACGATGTGTTGGATTACACCTACACCACGGTCGAGGAGATGCACGTACTCAAGGTGCAACCCGACGAGCATCTGCTCGAGATGGTGCGCCGGCTGAACGAGGCCGCCGATGAGTTGGTGTTGGCGATGGAGCGATTGACCGACAATCCCATGGTGGCGCTGGACCACGCCCGCCGGGCCAAAGGCCGCGAGAATCAGATCGAGCGCGAGTATCGCCAGGCCCTGGCCGAGATCTTCACCGGCCCGGAAGACATCCACCACCTGATGGAGATGCTGCGCAAACGCGAGGTCTACCGGCATATCAGCAATGCCGCCGACCAGGCCGACCAGGCGGCCAATGTCATCGGCGAGGTGGTGGTGAAGATGGCGTGAGGCGGGCGTTTCTACCCTCGCGCCGCGCCACGCAACCCGGTCGTGACCGACCGCCGCCCTTTGACACAGACGACTTGCTTGTGCTATAAGCCCTTCGTTCCAGTCCGCCGCATTCAGAGGAGCAAAATCATAGTCCGCTTGTCTCGCCGCCGTGGGCGAGCGCATCGTCGCAACGCCGCCTTGACGCGACCCTCCTTCCGGGTCGATTTCTTTGCCGCAAACGCTATGTCATCTTGACATAGCGTTTTTGTTTTCTCCCACCCTGGTTCATCACCCCACCCTCCATCCCTCGTTCCCATCGGCGTGGACGACTCCCGCCACAACCAAGGAGAAAGTGACTATGGCAATTACCGGTTTCAACGATCGACTTGCACGCGTCGACCTGAGCAGCGGCAAAGTGCACTACGAAAAACTCAACCCCGAGCACGTCCGCAAATACGGCGGCGCTCGCGGGTTGGGCGTGAAGTACGTGTTGGACAACGGCCCCCATGTGGACCCCTTCTCGCCTGAAAACATCCTCTGTGTTTTGACGGGGCCGCTTAGCGGCACTGAAGTCAAGATGAGCGGTCGCCTAGCCGTGGTGACCAAGTCGCCCCTGACCGGAACCGTCACCGACAGCCACATGGGTGGCTGGACCGCCGCCAAGCTGAAGTGGGCGGGGCTGGACGGGCTGATCTTCATGGGCAAGTCGGATGCGCCCGTCTATGCCTATGTCGAGGATGGCGCCGTGACCCTGTTCGATGCCGATACGGTTTGGGGGATGGACACGCACGAGGCCGTGCGCTATCTGCAATCCGAGCACGGCGATGACTGCTCGGTGATGTGCATCGGGCCGGCCGGCGAGAACCTGGTGCGCTACGCCAACTGGATGAACGAACATGAACGCGCGTCCGGGCGCGGCGGCACGGGCGCGGTTGGCGGCTCCAAAAACCTCAAGGCCATCGTCATCAAGGGCGACAAGCGCAGCCAGCCCAAACCGGTCGACCGCGCCGCCTTCAAGGCGGCCGACAAGCGGGCGCTGGAGGCAATCATGAACGAGGCGGTCGTCACGGCCCCGCGCAAGGGCGGCCTCTCGGTCTATGGCACCAACGTGTTGATGAACATGGTCAACGTCATCGGCGCCCTGCCCACCAAGAACTCGCTCAGCACCTCGTTCCAGTTGGGCGAGGAGATCTCGGGCGAGCATGTGCGCGAAACCATCCTCTTCGAGGACCCCACCTGCCATGCCTGCCCGGTGGCGTGCAAGAAGGCGTTCGAGGTGCACGAGGGCAAGTACAAGGTCAAGGGCGAGAGCTACGAGTATGAGTCGGCCTGGGCGTTGGGCGCCAACTGCGATATCGGCGACACCGAGGCCGTCGGCTATCTGATCATCCAGTGCAATCGCTATGGCATGGACACGATCGAGACGGGCAATGTACTCTCGATGTACATGGAAGCCACCGAAAAGGGCCTGACCAACGGCAGCGGCCTGGCCTGGGGCGACGCCGATGACGCCATCCTGCTGATCGAACGCATCGCCCGCCGTCGGGACGATGTGAGTAACATGCTGGCAGAAGGCACCTATCGCGCCGCCGTCCAGTTGGGCGACCCGGACATCGCCATGACCGTCAAAGGCCAGGCCATCCCCGCCTATGACCCGCGCGGCATCAAGGGGATGGGCATCGGCTATGCCACCAGCAACCGCGGCGCCTGCCACCTGCGCGCCTACACCCCCGCCGCCGAGGTCATCGGCAATGTGCTGGGGCCGGCCGAACTGACCGACCGCCTGGCCTGGGAAGGCAAGGGCAAACTGACCGTCATCTTCCAGAACGTCCACACCATGACCGACTGCCTGGATGTGTGCAAGTTCTCCACCTTCGCCGAAAGCCTGGACAACTTTGCCGAGCAGTTCACCGCCTTCACCGGCGTCAAGACCACCGCCGCCGATCTGCTGAAGCTGGGCGAGCGCGTCTACAACCTGGAGCGCTACTACAACAACCTGGCCGGCTTCGGCGAGGGCAGCGACTACCTGCCCAAGCGCTTCCTGGAACTCCCGGCCGATGGGCAAGGCTCGGTGGGCAGTGTGACCGAGTTGGATGCCATGCTGGCTGAGTATTACGAGGCCCGCGGTTGGGTCAACGGCGTCGTGCCGGAGGGCAAGTTGCGCGAGCTGGAGATCCTGTAGTATCTGCGCCTTCGTGTTGCGTATTGCGTGTTGCGTAGGTTTTTTCTGCGCAACACGCAACACGCCTCATTCCCCCTCAAGCGGCGCAAAAACGCGCTGGAGATGGCTGGTAGGAAAGAGGTCGAGGGTGTCGGTGGGCGAAAGGGGCGTGGCCAGACCTTGCAGAAAGACGATCTGGCGGCCGTTGCAGAAGACGGTGACTTGTCGGTTCAGGTTGCCGGCAGCATCGAACAGTCTTGGAGTGAGACCGGGGGCGCGCTCGGCCAGACGATGGAGGGCCTCGGCCACGGTGGGTGGGGCGGGCGAGGTCGCTTCGATCTGCCGCAGACCGGCAAGCTGGCGCAGCGTGCTATGGACGCGAATGATCATCGCTCACCCCCACCCACCGGCGGGAAGATATCCACATTGCCGCCTTCGGGGATGACCGTGCCGACGCCGTGCAGGAAGGTGATGTCCTTGCCGTTGACGAAGATATGGATGCGTTGCAGGACCTTGCCCTCGCCGTCCACCATTTCCGGGCGCAGGTCGGGCCAGCGGGCGAGCAATTCATCCACCAGTTGTTGGACGGTGGCTCCGGCGGGGGTCTCAACCGGGACAATGGCGCCGCCCACAATCGGGCGCAGGGTGGCATAGACTTTGAGGCGATACATGGTTGGCTCCTGAAGGTCGGAAGTGCCGGAATCATATCATTCGCCTGCTCGAAGCCGAAGTCAGATCGAGATAGGCTATAATCGCCTCATGTCTGCCTCCGATCCCTTCTGGCGCACCCTCCTCGACCGCCGCTCCGTCCGCCGCTACACCGGGCAGCCTGTCCCTCGCGGCCTGCTCGAACGCCTGCTCACCGCCGCCATCTGGGCGCCCAACGCCCACAACCGCCAACCCTGGCGCTTCGCCGTCGTCGCCCAGGCCGAGGCGCAACACCGGCTGGCCGCGGCTATGGCTGAACGATGGGAACGTGATTTGCTGGCCGACGGCGCCGACCCTGCTCTTGCCGGGCGCCGCGCCGCCATCTCGCGCCAGCGCATCAGCGGGGCCGGCGCCGTGGTGCTCGGCTGCCTGACCATGACCGAGATGGATCACTACCCCGATCCCCAGCGCCAGCGGCTGGAAGAATTGATGGCCGCCCAGAGCCTGGCCCTGGCCCTGGGCAACCTGCTGTTGGCCGCCCACCACGAAGGTCTGGCCGGTTGCTGGATGTGCGCTCCCCTCTTCGTCCCCGATCTCGTCCGCGAGACACTCGACCTACCCCCTGACTGGGAGCCGCAGGCCCTGATCACCCTCGGCTATCCCGCCGGCTACCCCGCCGAAACCCGCACCTCGGCCCGCCGCCCGCTCTCTGACGTCGTACTTTGGCGATGACCTACGCAATACGCAACACGCAACACGCAGTTTCCCGCATCGTTGCCCTTGCCGGCGGCGTCGGTGGAGCCAAGTTGGCGCACGGGTTGGCCCAACATCTCGACCCCGACCATCTGCAGGTGGTCGTCAACACCGGCGACGACTTCGAGCATCTGGGCCTGCTCATCTGCCCCGACCTCGATACCGTGCTCTACAACCTGGCCGAGGTCAACCATCCGGGCCAGGGTTGGGGCCGGGAGGCCGAGAACTTTGGCGTGCTGGACGAACTCAAGCGTCTGGGGCACGAGGCCTGGTTTCTACTCGGTGACAAGGACATCGCCTTCCACCTCCTCCGCCGCCAACTGTTGGACGCCGGACAGAGCCTGACCGCCATCGCCGCCGCTCTGGGCCAGCGCCTCGGCCTCGCCCATGCCGTCCTGCCCATGTCCGACCAGCCGGTGCGCACCATCATCCTCACCCCCGACGGCGAACTGCCCTTCCAGGAATACTTCGTCCACCGCCGTTGCCAGCCCACCATGCTGGGGATGCGGCTCGACGGCCTCGACCAGGCCCACCCCTCGTCCGCCGTCGTCGCCGCGCTCGCCGCCGCCGAGGCCGTGATCCTCTGCCCCTCCAACCCCTATGTCAGCCTCGACCCCATCCTTGCCCTGCCCGGCCTGCGTGAGCTGGCTGCCGCCAACTGTGTCGTCGCCGTCAGCCCCATCGTCGGCGGGCAGGCGCTCAAAGGCCCGGCCGCCAAGATGATGGCCGAGATGGGCGTCGAAGTCAGCGCCCTGGGCGTAGCCCGCCACTTCGCCGGCCTGCTCGCTGGCTTCGTCATCGACCGCGCCGATGCCAGCCTCGCCCCGGCCATCCGCGACCTGGGGATGCAGGTGCTCGTCACCGATACAATCATGGCCGACAAGACCGGGCGCGCGCGGCTGGCCGCCGAGACGCTGACCTTCGTCCGCCATCTGCGGGGAGAAGCATCGTGATCGGCGACAAACTGGCCGTGATCGTGCCGATGAAGCCATTCGCCCAGGCCAAGCAACGGCTGCGTCCGGCCGTGGCCAACGGCGAACGCGTCGTCCTGGCCCGCTCGATGCTGATCCATGTCCTTGCTGCCGTCCACCAAAGCGGCGTCGGCGATCTCCGCTTCCTTATCAGCACCGACGCCGATGTCCTCTCGCTGGCCTCCAACCACGGCTTCAACCCGCTGGTCGAGGCAACGGCCGGCTACAATGATGCCGTCGCCCAGGCCATCGGCGAGGCGCAACGCCAGGGAGCCGAGACCGTCCTCGTCCTTCCTGCCGACCTGCCCCAGATCACGCCCGACGATGTACAGGACCTTGTCCGGCTGGTCGCCGACGCCGGCGCCGCCGTCGTCCTTGCGCCCGACGCCGCCGACGCCGGCACCAACGCCCTCCTCCTGCGCCCGCCCGACCTGCTCCCCCCCAGCTTTGGGCCGGACAGCTTCTGCCGCCACCTGGCCCTGGCCCGCGGCCTGGGCGTCGAGCCGGTCATCCACCGCCATCCCCACCTGGCGCGCGATGTCGACTGGCCGTCGGATCTGTGGCTACTGGAATAAGCGCAGGACGTCAGGCAGGGGTGGGCGTCAATTGGGTTGGTAGACAGCGCGCAGTTCTTCCAGCGTCTCCACCGTCCACAGGGCGTGGGCGACGGCGCGCAACTGCTCGGTGTCGGGCAGGCGGCTGATCTCGGGCAGCATCGCATCGCCCGGCGTGCCAAAGCGCAGGCCCAGGCCGAACGAAATCGAGTCCAGCAACCCTTCGCGCAGACCGGTGCCCCGGCCACGTTCGAGACCCCGTTCGAGACCCTGCTCGAGACCCTCTCTGCGACCTGCCTTCAGGCCCCGCGTCAGGCCTTCGTCCATACCTTCTTGGATGCCTTCCTGTTTGATCAACTCATAAGCGTATGACTCGATCATCAGATCTCTCCTTTTCGCGATCAATGTGGCGGCCAAGTCTCTCGAAACCAGGCCCGAAAGAATGGCCATGCCAGTCAACATGTCGGCTTTCTCTGCCGGCGGAAGTGAGCTACCATAAATCCGCCGATCGGCCGAATCGGTCAACTCGATGCCGCCGCGCATCAACGGCACCAACGGCAGCAAGCACAGCGCGCCTTCGCTGAGTATCTCGGCCGCATCCAGTTCATACACACGGATGAGGTGATAACCGAAGGCCACCTCGTTGTCCGCAAAGTGATCGATGGCAAGCGCCGAGGGCGTCAACAACAAGATACAACTCGTCGCCTCATGCACCCTGTGCCGTAGCATATGCCGGCAACGATATTCCAGCAAGCGCAACGGCAAATCGCCTTCCCACTGGCTCTGCACCTCGATGATCACCAGCCGACGCCGGCCGCCTTCTTCCGTAACCAGCAACGGGAAATCGCTCCGCCGCAGAGTGGTCGTTTCCTGAGGCGCCTCCTCTAGCAAGGTGCTTTCGGTGACAGGAATATCGAGAAACCGCCGCAGGATTTCACTCCGGCAGCGGTCGATCAGGACTTTGGCCGCGATGTCATAGGACATGACCCTATTCTACCACAACTCCACCCGTTCTGCTCGGCACACCTCGCATGCCCGACCTCATCCTCCTCAACGCCACCATCTACACCCAATCAGGTCCGCCCCGCAATGGCGCCGTGGCCATCGAGGACGGCCGCATCCGGGCCGTCGGCTCCTCTGAGCGCATCCACCGGATGGGCGGCGGCGCGCCGGTCATCGACCTGGGCGGCGCCCTCCTCCTCCCCGGCTTCACCGACGCCCACATCCACTTCCACGACCTTGCCCGCCGCCGCAGCCAGGTCGACCTTTCGTCCGCGACCAGCCTGGAGGATGCCCTGAGCCGCATTGCCGCCCACGCCGCCCGGCTGCCTGAAGACGCCTGGGTGCTGGGCTACGGCTGGAACGAGAGCCACTGGTCGCCCGATCATCTCAACTCCGACCCCCTTCGCGCCCCTTCGCACCCTGCGCGGATCACCCCCTTCCCCGACCGGCATGACCTCGACCCCATCACCGGCGTCCGGCCGGCCGTGCTCTGGCGGGCGGACTTGCACGCAGCCTGGGCCAACACCGCCGCCCTTGCCCGCGCCGGCATCGGCCCCGATAGCCCCAACCCACCCGCAGGCGTCATCGACCGCGACCCGCACGGCCAGGCCACCGGCATCCTGCGCGAGCTGGCCATCGGCCTGGTGCGCCGGGTCATCCCGCCGCCCTCCGAAGCCGAATTCCACGACAACCTGCTGGCCGTCGCCACCGACCTCCACCGCCTCGGCATCGTCGCCGTCCACGACCAGCGCATGAAAGACAACGCCGAAGAAGGCCGCCTGGCCCTGCGCCGCTACAGCCAGCTGCGGGCCGACGGCCGTCTGAGCCTGCGCATCGCCTGCAACATCGAAGCCGCCAACCTCGACCACCTCATCGCCCTCGGTCTCAGCAGCGGGTTCGGCGACGAATGGCTGCGGCTGGGGCACGTCAAACTGTTTGCCGATGGCTCGTTGGGCGCCCGCACCGCCTGGATGCTGGAACCTTACGAGGGCGAAGCGACCAACACCGGCATGTTCCTGACCTCACCCGGCCAGATGCTCGAAACCATCCAGCGCGCCCATCGCCACGGCTGCGCCATCTCCATCCATGCCATCGGCGACCGCGCCAACCGCGAAGTGCTCGACATCTTCGCCGAAGTCCTGGCCGGCGGCAGCCCCCACCCACCCGCCCTGCCCCACCGCCTCGAACACGTCCAGACCATCCAACCCGCCGACCTGCCCCGCCTGGTCGAGATGGGCCTCGTCGCCTCGGTGCAGCCCATCCACTGCACCGACGACATCGCCGCCGCCGACCGTTTTTGGGGCGAGCGCGGGGCCAACACCTACGCCTTCCGCTCCTTGCTGGCGGCCGGGACCACCCTGGCCTTCGGCTCGGATGCACCGGTCGCCAGCCCCAACCCGTGGTGGGGCATCCACGCCGCCGTCACCCGGCAACGACGCGACGGCTCACCGGCAGGCGGCTGGCATCCGGCCCAATGTCTGAGCGTGGCCGAGGCCGTCCATGCCTACACGCTCGGCCCCGCCGCCGCCATCGGTCAGGCCCACCAACAGGGGCGCATCGCCGCCGGCTACCTGGCCGATCTCATCGTCCCCGACCGCGACATCTTCGCCTGCGACCCTGCCGACATCGCCGCCACGAAGGTCGATATCACCATCGTCGGCGGCAAGATCGTTCACGGCCTGGATTGAAAGACCGAACAGTTTGCGGCTGAGGCCCATCGCCTGTACGATTAGCCGCCTATGTTCTCCCTCACCTTCCTCGGCACCTCCGCCTCCGCCCCTTCGGTCCACCGCGGCCTGGCCAGCGCCATCGTCAGCTTTCGCGAGCATCGCTTCATGGTCGATTGCGGCGAGGGCACGCAGCGGCAACTGCTGACGGCCGGGCTGGGCTTCAAGCGGCTGGACAAGATCCTCATCACCCACGGCCACCTCGACCACATCCTCGGTTTGGGTGGGCTGATCTCCACCATGGCCCGTTGGGAACTGATGGAGCACATCGACATCTACGCTGGCGCCTTCGCCCTCGACCGCATCCAGCGGCTGTTTGGCGTCGTCTTTGGCCCCGGCGAAATCCCGATGCAGATCCACTGGCATGCGCTCGAAGAGGGCGTCTTCTTCGAGGACGAACACCTCCAGGTCGAGGCTTTCCCGGTCGAGCACCGCGGCCCGGATTGCTACGGCTTCCTCTTCAGCGAGCGCCCCAAACGCCCCTTCCTGGTTGCCGAAGCCGAAGCCTTGGGCGTCCCCTTTGGCCCGGTGCGACGCCAGCTGGTCAATGGCGAGATCGTCATCCTGCCCGATGGCCGGGTGGTCGAGCCGGATGACGTACTCGGCCCGCCCGCCCCGCGCACCCGCCTGGCTTTCATCGGCGACCTGGCCCGGACGCGGGGCCTGACCGAAATCGTGCGCGATGTCGATGCCCTGGTGGTGGAAGCCACCTACCTGGAGGAAGATCGCGAGATGGCCCATCGCTTCGGCCACCTGACCGCCGCCGAGGCCGCCCGCCTGGCCCAGCGCGCCGGCGTGCGCCAACTCATCCTCACCCACCTCTCGCGGCGCTACCACACCCGCCAGGTGCTGGAAGAAGCCACGGCCATCTTCGCCAACACCGCCGTCGCCAACGACTTCGACGAGTTCCAGGTCAAACGAGCCGAATGATCCCACGCCCGCGCCGCGCCCTCCTCTTCCTCCCCGGCGATAGCGAGCGCAAGATCGCCAAAGCCGCGGCGTTGGGGGCCGATGGCGTAGTGATGGATTTGGAGGACGGCGTCGCGGCCGGGGCCAAAGAGGCCGCGCGGGCTGGGATTCTGGCGGCGCTGCGAACGGTGGATTTCGGGCGCAGCGAACGCGTGGTGCGCCTCAACCCGGCCAGTTCGGGATTGGAGGAAGCCGATCTGTCGGCCACCCTGCCCGGCCGGCCCGACGCCTTCATGCTGCCCAAAGTCGGTTCGCCCACAGCCATCGCCTGGCTCGACCAGCGACTCACCGCCGCCGAAGCGGAAAACGGTTGGCAACCAGGAGACATCCGCATCCTAGCCATCATCGAGACGGCGCTTGGGATCATGAACCTGCGCGAGATCGCCCAGGCATCGCCCCGGCTCGACGCCCTCCTGTTTGGGGCCGAAGACCTGGCCGGTGACATGGGCGCCCTTCGCACCCCGGCCGGCGCCGAAATCGCCGTCGCCCGCAGCCTGGTGGCGATGGCCGCCTCCGCCTACGGCCTGCAAGCCATCGACATGGTCTTCGTCAGCCTCGATGACCTGGATGGGCTGGCGGCAGAGTGCCAGCGTGCGGTCGAGTTGGGCTACCAGGGCAAGATGGCCATCCACCCCCGGCAGGTTCCCGTCATCCAGGCGGCCTTCACCCCCTCGGCTAACCAGATCGCCGCCGCGCAACGGCTGGTCGACGCTTATCACCGGCATCAGGCCGAAGGCACGGGCGTCTTCGCCCTCGACGGCAACATGGTCGATACGCCCATGCTGCGCGCGGCTGAACGCGTCCTCGCCCGCACCGCTCTTTCGACTGGAGCATAGTCGCGCGCGCAGGAACCGCTCGCTTACGCTTGCGGTTCGGTAAGGCGCCGCTCGCTTACGCTTGCGGTTCGGTAAGGCGCCGCTCGCTTACGCTTGCGGTTCGGTAATCACAATGACCCACAAACTGATCGAACTCGGAACCTTTTTTGGCCTGCGTCTGACAGCCAAACCCTCCGTTTTAGGCGGGACGGCGCTGGTGTGGGCGGTGTGGACGGCTGTGACGGCGCTCGTTTTTGGCCTGGGGTGGGGTCAGGCGCTGCTGGTAGGGTTGGGCGCAACCCTGTTGCATTGGCTGTCCGAGTTCAGCCACCAGTTGGGGCACGCCTGGGCGGCGCGACGGGTGGGGCATCCGATGCTCGGCATCCGTTTTTGGGGCCTGCTCTCCACCAGCATCTACCCCGTCAGCGAGGGCGACTTGCCGGCCGGCGTACACATCCGCCGCGCTCTGGGTGGGCCGTTCTTCAGCCTGATCCTCAGCCTTGTCGGCGGCCTTCTTCTTGTCCTCACACCCAGCCTCGCCCCGGCATGGCGCTCGTTGCTCTGGTTCTTCTTCATCGAGAACTTCTTCATCTTGACCCTTCAGATTTTCGTCCCGCTGGGATTCAATGATGGCGGCACGCTTCTCTACTGGCTTCGCCGCCACTAGGGCAAGGTCGAACGGTCCCCACCCGCCTGTTTGTCAACCGCTTGGGGCCGCTGCCCCCGGCATTGGGGTTGCCATCATCTGTTTGGCGGCCATCTGCTGCACACCCGACAGAAAATCAAGGAGATAGGCCGCCGGGTCTTTCCGACTACTCAGGGCCGCGTAGGGCAACAGCGCCCCCTTCCAGCCTTTGCGCACCCAGCGAGCAGGTCGTTTGAGTGGGACGGCATCCAATGCAGGCGGCCAGGGGTAAGCCATGATATAGAAATAGGGGTCAAGGAAACCGCCATCGCCAGTGACGAAGCCAAAACCCATCTGCTCGTCCGCCCATTCCTCATCGGCCTCATCGAAGCCCGGCACCTTGCGGCCGCTGAGCCAGGTCAGCGCCAGGTCGAAGTGATGCGGCCAGAGTTGCACCGGGCTGGTCTCGCCCGGCAGTTCGGCCTGGAAACGCCTGAAAACCACGTCCACCTGTCGCAAGACGGCTCCAAACCTCTCGGCGGCGATTGGGTCATAGCTCAGGGGCGTTTCGCTGCCAAAGCTGGCGCGGTCGATGCCGGGATCGACGCCCGCGGCTGCCAGCACCTCCAAGACCTGCCCCAGAAAGCTGCGCGATGACCAGGGCGCCGTCAGCGGCAAGGTTCTGGTGGGGTGGGCCGGCAGGTCGATCTCCAGCCGGTGTTGTTGCAGGTCGAGCCTGAGCACGAGAGATGAGCCGTCAGGGGCAAGCGGGATGGGCGGGGTGGCCAAACCGGTTTCGGTCACACACAGGCTGATGTGCCACCAGTGGCGCTGGCGGGGCGTCAGCACCCCCCGAATCTTGCCCAGCGCCTGGGCATAGGCATGGATGGCGTCGCGCGTGGGCAGCCAATCGGCCAG contains these protein-coding regions:
- a CDS encoding inorganic phosphate transporter — encoded protein: MNEYIIFAILLVLALTFAFLNGFHDSANVVATMIASRALSPRAALLLAAAGNLVGPLIFGVAVAKTVGKDIVDPSSITITVVIAALLAASAWSLITWWYGIPSSSSHALVGGLVGAAIVFGGTAVIESKGLYTVVIALFTSPIIGFILAWLLLRIILWLARGSTPRVNRTFNRLQLITSSSLALSHGANDAQKTMGVIVMGLVTLGFQTAFFVPLWVVVVNAIAIGLGTYFGGWRIIHTLGGKFYRIRPIHSLTSQAASAGVILGASLVGGPVSTTQVVSSAVVGAGASDRRNMVRWANLADIGIAWLITIPATAVVAAGLYLVLRLLLGP
- a CDS encoding DUF47 family protein; translation: MKLPGTGKRENIFIHLLKQQARYLQEGVQGLMRFVGEGDEAGAATVERCEKEGDEVRRILIDELHKTFVTPFDREDIYQLSLYLDDVLDYTYTTVEEMHVLKVQPDEHLLEMVRRLNEAADELVLAMERLTDNPMVALDHARRAKGRENQIEREYRQALAEIFTGPEDIHHLMEMLRKREVYRHISNAADQADQAANVIGEVVVKMA
- a CDS encoding aldehyde ferredoxin oxidoreductase family protein; amino-acid sequence: MAITGFNDRLARVDLSSGKVHYEKLNPEHVRKYGGARGLGVKYVLDNGPHVDPFSPENILCVLTGPLSGTEVKMSGRLAVVTKSPLTGTVTDSHMGGWTAAKLKWAGLDGLIFMGKSDAPVYAYVEDGAVTLFDADTVWGMDTHEAVRYLQSEHGDDCSVMCIGPAGENLVRYANWMNEHERASGRGGTGAVGGSKNLKAIVIKGDKRSQPKPVDRAAFKAADKRALEAIMNEAVVTAPRKGGLSVYGTNVLMNMVNVIGALPTKNSLSTSFQLGEEISGEHVRETILFEDPTCHACPVACKKAFEVHEGKYKVKGESYEYESAWALGANCDIGDTEAVGYLIIQCNRYGMDTIETGNVLSMYMEATEKGLTNGSGLAWGDADDAILLIERIARRRDDVSNMLAEGTYRAAVQLGDPDIAMTVKGQAIPAYDPRGIKGMGIGYATSNRGACHLRAYTPAAEVIGNVLGPAELTDRLAWEGKGKLTVIFQNVHTMTDCLDVCKFSTFAESLDNFAEQFTAFTGVKTTAADLLKLGERVYNLERYYNNLAGFGEGSDYLPKRFLELPADGQGSVGSVTELDAMLAEYYEARGWVNGVVPEGKLRELEIL
- a CDS encoding MoaD/ThiS family protein, coding for MIIRVHSTLRQLAGLRQIEATSPAPPTVAEALHRLAERAPGLTPRLFDAAGNLNRQVTVFCNGRQIVFLQGLATPLSPTDTLDLFPTSHLQRVFAPLEGE
- a CDS encoding MoaD/ThiS family protein, whose amino-acid sequence is MYRLKVYATLRPIVGGAIVPVETPAGATVQQLVDELLARWPDLRPEMVDGEGKVLQRIHIFVNGKDITFLHGVGTVIPEGGNVDIFPPVGGGER
- a CDS encoding nitroreductase family protein, translating into MSASDPFWRTLLDRRSVRRYTGQPVPRGLLERLLTAAIWAPNAHNRQPWRFAVVAQAEAQHRLAAAMAERWERDLLADGADPALAGRRAAISRQRISGAGAVVLGCLTMTEMDHYPDPQRQRLEELMAAQSLALALGNLLLAAHHEGLAGCWMCAPLFVPDLVRETLDLPPDWEPQALITLGYPAGYPAETRTSARRPLSDVVLWR
- the cofD gene encoding 2-phospho-L-lactate transferase, translated to MTYAIRNTQHAVSRIVALAGGVGGAKLAHGLAQHLDPDHLQVVVNTGDDFEHLGLLICPDLDTVLYNLAEVNHPGQGWGREAENFGVLDELKRLGHEAWFLLGDKDIAFHLLRRQLLDAGQSLTAIAAALGQRLGLAHAVLPMSDQPVRTIILTPDGELPFQEYFVHRRCQPTMLGMRLDGLDQAHPSSAVVAALAAAEAVILCPSNPYVSLDPILALPGLRELAAANCVVAVSPIVGGQALKGPAAKMMAEMGVEVSALGVARHFAGLLAGFVIDRADASLAPAIRDLGMQVLVTDTIMADKTGRARLAAETLTFVRHLRGEAS
- the cofC gene encoding 2-phospho-L-lactate guanylyltransferase, with the protein product MIGDKLAVIVPMKPFAQAKQRLRPAVANGERVVLARSMLIHVLAAVHQSGVGDLRFLISTDADVLSLASNHGFNPLVEATAGYNDAVAQAIGEAQRQGAETVLVLPADLPQITPDDVQDLVRLVADAGAAVVLAPDAADAGTNALLLRPPDLLPPSFGPDSFCRHLALARGLGVEPVIHRHPHLARDVDWPSDLWLLE
- a CDS encoding amidohydrolase; the protein is MPDLILLNATIYTQSGPPRNGAVAIEDGRIRAVGSSERIHRMGGGAPVIDLGGALLLPGFTDAHIHFHDLARRRSQVDLSSATSLEDALSRIAAHAARLPEDAWVLGYGWNESHWSPDHLNSDPLRAPSHPARITPFPDRHDLDPITGVRPAVLWRADLHAAWANTAALARAGIGPDSPNPPAGVIDRDPHGQATGILRELAIGLVRRVIPPPSEAEFHDNLLAVATDLHRLGIVAVHDQRMKDNAEEGRLALRRYSQLRADGRLSLRIACNIEAANLDHLIALGLSSGFGDEWLRLGHVKLFADGSLGARTAWMLEPYEGEATNTGMFLTSPGQMLETIQRAHRHGCAISIHAIGDRANREVLDIFAEVLAGGSPHPPALPHRLEHVQTIQPADLPRLVEMGLVASVQPIHCTDDIAAADRFWGERGANTYAFRSLLAAGTTLAFGSDAPVASPNPWWGIHAAVTRQRRDGSPAGGWHPAQCLSVAEAVHAYTLGPAAAIGQAHQQGRIAAGYLADLIVPDRDIFACDPADIAATKVDITIVGGKIVHGLD
- a CDS encoding ribonuclease Z, coding for MFSLTFLGTSASAPSVHRGLASAIVSFREHRFMVDCGEGTQRQLLTAGLGFKRLDKILITHGHLDHILGLGGLISTMARWELMEHIDIYAGAFALDRIQRLFGVVFGPGEIPMQIHWHALEEGVFFEDEHLQVEAFPVEHRGPDCYGFLFSERPKRPFLVAEAEALGVPFGPVRRQLVNGEIVILPDGRVVEPDDVLGPPAPRTRLAFIGDLARTRGLTEIVRDVDALVVEATYLEEDREMAHRFGHLTAAEAARLAQRAGVRQLILTHLSRRYHTRQVLEEATAIFANTAVANDFDEFQVKRAE